In the Pleuronectes platessa chromosome 23, fPlePla1.1, whole genome shotgun sequence genome, CTCCTCAGTCACCTcgttaaacacacaacacacaacacacacacaactccgaCCGGTTCGAGGGGGAAGTGGCTCGTACCTTTCTCCGCCTGCTCGATGATCTGCCTCAGCGCCTTCTTCAGGCTGTTGGCTCGGAGCATCAGCTGCTCCTTGGACCGGTAcgatttgacctctgaccccgacTCGCCGACACCTTCTCCGGGGTTCgaaccgccgccgccgccgccgctctcCTGGATGGGAATCGAACCTGCCGGCACAACCTGGatgaacacagagaagagaggaatCCTCTTGATGCTCCAGAAGAAATGAGATTTGTTTCACACAGTGGGAACCTGCAGCATGTATTCATTTACAGGCCGAGCTGTTGGAGGATTATCCTTATGTTATGTATGGAATATGAAATATAGATAAGATATAGAAGCCTGATTCAAAGTTGAAActctctgcctcttctcttCTGGAGCATGAGGAGTAAATCATCCTGAGAGTTGAGTCGTTTCTTTTAAAGCAGCAAAATCCATCAGTGAATCAAAGACTCCGCCGGGAACAagcttctctttgtgtttccacttCCACGGCTGCAATGTTTGAATCCCTCAGGTCGAGTCTGGAGGGATTCAAACATTTCAACCACATCTCTTTTATCTCTGAGGTTAAAACAGACGTGAATAGAGACTGAAACTCTGCTTTAGAAAAGGTTCATAATCATAAATTAAGTGCAAACCTTCCATCTAAGACTCCACAGATCCACAGCTTTGATTGTTTCATACTGGTGAACTTCACTGGTTATTACCTGAGCCTCTGCTTCCTCACTCAGGGCCTTGACCAGAGAATCCAGTTTGTCGTTCAGCAGCGAACACTGTGAGGAGAGTACAAGTATCAGTAATACTTCTATACAAGAGTACTTTATACAAGCTGAAGATACTAAAGAGTGAAGGATgtgtaatgaaatgaaaaggcTGCTCTTTAGCCAGAGGAACAACTTGAATCcacttattatttataaaactcatcctcctcttcatcgtctcCTTCAAAACGCTCGTGAGAAGTCAGCCACTTGAAAACAGTGACAACCACAGAGCGACAAACTattttctgcacacacacacaaacacacacctacactcgCCCACTAAGCCACTGTTACACAAGCActtacataacacacacacacacacacgactacaCACAGGAGCATTTACCTTCTTTGCCATGGCGTCGGCCTCCTCCTTGTTCTCTGTGGCTCTCTCGTACGCCTTCCCCACCTCCGCCACGAAGTCGTTCACCGTCCCACACAGGAACCTGGGGGGGGGTTAGTCACTATCAGGTTCAGTGAGTCAGAGACGCTGTATGTTCATAGACATATAGTTATGTCtaaggtaagataagataatcctttatcgATCCTCGTTCCGGTAATTCAGGTATTTACAGAATAATAAATGCATCATTAAAAATCTAAAGGAGTTCAGAATATGAATGCTaagcttgttgtgtgtttgcagctgtgTGACTCAGCAGAGACCtttccacacactcacactctcctTCAGCAAATAGCAGATCCTGTAACGTGATTattgcaacaaaaaaagagagaaaacaacacacgCCTCAGTTGTGTAATAGTTGTCGTCCTGTGCAGCTCAGCAGGTTGTGTAGAGAGGAACTGACAGAAGTCAGTGTGAACACTAGTTGTGAGGATACAAGTGTCACTGGCTTCACTTTCGATGTTTTTACTTGACCCCCCCGCATATTGACACGTGTTCGAATCCCACTCGGTGCAGAAATGTACATTGAACTAATCCCAATGGTGATTTAAATGTGCTGCAGTGAAACACTCACAACAGAAGATGAGATCTGTAACGAGCAGGACGTCTTCTCCCAGAGGACGTCCTGCTAACGTGCTAACGTGCTAACGTGCTAACTCAGTGAGGACGACGACTAAACACTGATTCATCTTCAACCTGCAGCCGGGCgacattcactgtgtgtgtgagcagaaacGATCAATGCTCATTAACCAGACTCTCAATCATCCCTCATCCTCCCATCCTCCTCTTTGccttctcttccccccccctcactcccattcctccttttctttttaaactcaTGCAGGTCACGTACTTGGCGGAGGAGATGACGTCGCTGTGTTTGTCTGAGTCCAGGATCTTGGCGAGGTGTGAGGCCACGGAGTCTGCATACTGAGTGATGTGCacctgaggagaagagagagagccggTTAGTTCCTGGGACTGAGAACGATAAGATAAAAAACAAGAATATGAGTTTAGAGAATATATCGGTGAGGGTTTCTATCATTCCttattccctctctttctccatctttctctctcgtgTCAACAAACAACTGTTAATTTATGGAAACCCTGCCCCTCAGACGTCTTCCTGGAGGCGGAGCTACTTCACCTGCAGCGGAGAATCAAGGCCGTCGTCCTCCTTCatgattggtgtgtgtttgctggtggCGGGGAGCTCGTATGTCATCACACTCcatctggaaacacacaaacacacaaacacatcgatGTCACGGCAGTCGTGACATTTGATATTTGACACAAAACAAAGGACTCAGGCTTCACAGTTTGATTCTCACTTACCGGTCCAGCATCTTGGTGGTGGCtctctccagcttctccaggATCTGAAGGAGCTGAGCGTCGTCGTCGCAGAGCCCCCCCCATCCCAGCACCCGGGCCAGGTCGTTCCCAGTGCCCAGAGGCAGCACGCCGAGCTGGCACTGGGGAGGAACCAGTACAGGAAGGTGAAGTCAGTGGGGAATCATCAATTAAACCACAGTGGAGAATCATCAGAGGCTGGTTCTGGACACGCTGGTTAGTTTGAGCTGAAGTGATTCAAACTGATTGGATCTGGTGTTTCACTTGAGTTAAAGgccaaattaaaaacacacgCGTTCGTTAATCCTGATTAATTCAGTGACATTGATGAATCAGTTCAAGCTGAAGTCCAGATACAGTCCAGATGTGAGGAAACAACTTTTACACTTTAGATCCACTGATGACAGAAACACCTACAGACCATGAATCCCACGAGAAGTAGATTTATTCTACAGCTTCTTTTCTCAACAGCCTAATTATCCGGTAACAGGTAACTCTGTGTTCTCCACAGCGCCCTCACGCAGCAGTGTtacatcatcctcctcctcctcctcctcctcctcttcgtcgcTCTCACCTGTTTGTGGAGGTTGAGTTTGTCGAGCTCTGAGAGCACCCAGCCCACGCTGCCGTCTCCTCCGCACACCAGGATCCGAAACGTCACAAACTTCTGGAAAAGACGAaggctgagggaggaagaggagaggaagaggaggagtaaagCTTGTTAATTGTTTCTCTACCGAGCACCACAGCGTCTCAGGTCACACGGCCACGTACCCGAGCTCCGGGCCCCCGTTCATCAGGTCGAACACCTGAGCCGGGTTGAGCAGCTGCTTGAACTTGCGGAGGAACTTGACGCCCTGGTTGTCTCCGCTCTTGGAGTTCACCAGGACGAGGAGGGGGCTGGAGCAGGAGGCTGAGGTGGCCTTCCAGAAGCCTGAGGGAGGAGGATTGCTGTGACTTGaggttttgaaaaagaaaaagcctggAGAGTAGTTTTGAGTCGTTAAGGGTCAAGTTCAGATGAAGAGAGAAGTAACGTGGTGGATCCTGAGAGACAGGGAGCTTTCAGGAGACTTTATTCAAATCTGATCATTTGATTTAGAAACAGAGAAAGTTGTTGTTAACTGAGATTGTGACTCTCCACCTCATAAACATTCAGGTTTGCATAAACAAATTATGTAAAACACAACTAAACTGAAATTCAACTCCGATATAACCaaatgaaaaagacagagaaaggggaggagtcacAGCTGAGCTTTGAACCTGCTGAAcatgtgatagtgtgtgtgtctgtgtgtgtgtgtgtgtgtgtctcaccgtCTGAGTCGATGCTGTTCAGTGCAGTGGGGGGGATGATTGACACTCGACATTGACCCAAGGGACAAACCTTCCCCATTTGTTCTTTACAGCTGCTGTGGAcctacaagtacacacacacacacacacacacacacacacacacacacacacacacacacacacacacacgcacacacgcacacacgcacacaaacccacacacacagtagaaacAGAAGGTCATTCCTGTGAAACACACCAAATAACTTCCCTCTAACCTTTACAAACCTCCCTCTGAttcactggtgtgtgtctgtttctgtgtgtcacaCTTTACATTCTACGTTTTAATTTGCTCTAATCAAACCAGAGCAGTGAGTCGAGAACATCTCTGCACACACGTGTTTGACTTTGTGTCTTAAAGGTCGATTCCTATAAAATCTTGTTCTATCACTTCCCACATTATCCAGATTTCTTGCTGGACAGAGGTTTGGATCAAACTCATCTTCGTAAATATCGGAAATAATAACTCACGATGTCTTTGCACCAGAGGCAGCGCCAGTCCTGCAGCCGCCGCACGCTGCCACAGTTCTTGTCGCACACGACACACTTGGCACTGACTGGGAGGTTCCCCTCCAGCCACTGGTGAGGCATGGACACCTGGTGGTGGAAATCAAGTAAAGAaggaaaccatctttgagaaaagtaTTTATCTAACGTGCAATTTGAtgttttggttcatgtcccgtccactaacatggaggaggcggggcttgAACACTCACCCCGTCCTCGTCCTCGATGATGTCATTTCCTATGGAGGCCAGTGTGGTCCACTTGCAGTTGTTGGTGGAGCGGACTGCGCAGCGCTTATGAGCTTTGAACTTACAAACTGAAGAGAACAGATAATTACCAGTTTATCAGTTTGTCCGATAGGAGCCTTGTACACGTACATATGTTGGTATCAGCGTTTATGAAACGTGTGTATTGAGTAATATTTACTGCTTGTGTGAGAGAGGTGAGAAGATGATTTTATAATTCCAAAGTTTGTCCGAACCTCTccctggagctggagccaataaACCTACTTGTCTCCTCTCACAGTCACAAGCTGTTAATGTGTTTCTTCCAAGGAACGTgttgaactgtgtgtgtctgtgtgtgtgtctgtgtgtgtgtctgtgtgtgtgtgtgtctgtgcaccttCACAGGACAGGCCGTGGGAGGTGACGCCCGGCAGCGCCTCCCTGCACACGTTGCAGAAGGTCGGCCTGGCGTGCGAGCAGGCGTACCAGTTGTGCATCCCAGAGAAATGCTCCATGTTGAACTGGCTGGCCTGAGGAGGGAAGAAACCAGCACGTCAGAAACTCCCAGTTCAGCCGACTGGGGCTCGGAGGTCGAGAACCAGGAATGAAAACAGCCCCGAGAGGAAGGTGGAGATATTGctcttttatttcagcgagaggAAACATGATGGTGACATCAGCAGCACATATTAAACTCTGCGGcctcaggagagagagacgcaggAAGTTGATGCCGACTCAGTTCATTTGAAAAGACGACAGGAACAGTGTGAGGCGTTGAAACCAGAACTCCCAGTGGAAAATGACTTATTTAGAGACTCTACAAGAACGAGATGTATAGACTCTCCATcatctgagctgcagctgaatccCATGAATTGGAAATAACTAGGGATCAGACAACGACGTAAATTTAAAGCTCTAAATGTGCAGTGAGAACTCAGAAGCTCAGATCTCAGCTCCCAGCTCTCATCCCCCTCTTTTTATGGCCTGTAAATGCCGAggctgggttttttttttttacgagacGCATCaatctgagacacagagagaacgaGGGAatgcagaggtggaggagaaagatggaggaagacGTGAAGGATGCTGAAAAGAGGAACTCACCTCGTAGGTTTCCCACTTCTGGACGGACCTGAGCGCCCCGATCCAGTCCTCCATCTCCTTCCTGCTCTCGGCACAAAGCATCAGTTTGCGGAAGGGAGTGATCacctgaggaagaagagaaagagctgATCTACGGGGGAATCTAGAGTTTATTCCctcatttattaatttcttaTTATCGTGGAGGATTCTGCAGCAAAGGGTTTTTAACGTCTCCTCcgtgtcccatctactaacacgGAGTTTCTGACTGTTTACCGTGAAGCTGTTGTTGATGTTCTTGGTGCTGGTCTCGGCCACACTAGCATCCGACAGATCCACTTCATCGAAAATCAGGGACTGACGAgggaagacaaagacaaatcacAACACTTATTCAACTTTTAAAttatcatattatatattattattcaaaCTCAGTCCCCTGTACCTTGCAGTCTTTGGCGTAGTACAGGGTCCGGCCTCGGAGCTTGAAGTACCTCCTCTTCCATCTCTGGAAGGAGCTGGTCTGCTTCAACAGGATTCCCTCCTTCACTTTTCTATTGTGAGTcagaggggtggggtggggggggggggggagggagacacgaggaagaggaagcagacGTCAGTGACTTCAGATCCTCGGGACTGACGCTTCATTCTGTCTGCAAGACGGCAGCAGATCAGAGGTCAGTgggatttcttcttcttcttgtcagaCAGACAAGTGTTCACTGAGTCCATCAAGTGACCCGACAACCACGGAATCAATCAACAgcacatttatataatatttaaacttctcgtccatttaaaaaatatttaaagattCTATCCCACTTTTAAATCCTCTCCTCGCTGCGTTTACCCACTGACATCCAGACGTTATCCACCAGTTTGAattgttaactgtgtgttttgaaaggtgcttaaTCTATaaagcttattattattatcatatattGTAATTGTTAAGTGTTTTTGAttgcatttaaaaacacttcAGAGGAATCCTTCTGAGATTCCTGTTACTTAGTCAAGCTGAAGTTTGGCTGCGTGTCAGAAAGCCAGAGTGTCTGACAGCAGAGGCAATGAGGTCATGTCTTTACGGAGCAGTAGTGATGAGGGCGATGCAGcaggtaggaggaggaggaggagaaggaggagcaggaggagtcaTCCTCCGCAGCTGCAGGAGAATTATTCACACGCTCAGAATGCATGATTCAGTTTGACGACAGCcgtttgttttgctgttttcattttaaccTCCTCTGGGCCTCGGCTCATCCAACACTATTTATGAGCTCAAGCCGTGAGAGGAGcagatgcattgtgggtaatcaATCTGAGATGGGCTCTGGGCTGATGGAAACAGATACGATCTTAGAGACTCTTCCTCCTGTGAAGCAACATTCCTTCACGAGCCGACGCGGCAGCTTCATGAAATCAGCTCGAATGACACGACAGTAAATCTCCTGAGGAAACATCTTCACACGTGGCGCCCTGCACACTGTCACACCAGGAACCCGTGTTTACCGCACACAGCAAGATGAAGCCGGGAATTAACTGAGAGTATTTGTGTAGCAACATCAGATATATcctcaaaaacaaaaaggaggaaGCAACACAAGCATTGATGAAGGATTAAAACATGAACAAGCTCGTCTTGTTCCTGTAACACCTGGAAATGGATCCTGGGTTATTTAACAACTCACAGAATGAGTGATCCTGCACGAGCGTCTCAGAagaatgcctgtgtgtgtgtgtgtgtgtgtctgtgtgtgtgtctcaagaCTCTTTACGTCATGTGTAATGAATCAGCTCCAACAACCTGCAGGCAAAGGTAGACGCTGAGTGAGCAATGCAAACATGAGCCAGAGCCGAGGAGCCACTGGAACACACGACTATCTGCAGCTGAAGTTTCCTCATTTCAAAAGAGAAGCAGGTTCCCCACAGTTCATGAAAAAGCACCAAAATGAAtaaaaggacaaacacacaacgctCTCGCTCCTCAGGGGCACAAAGGTCACACTTGTTTTGATGTGTAACCACAGAGTGCCTCGACAAACAAGTGCTCAAAGGAAATTGGGAATGAGGGAGAAAGGATATTGGGTTTGTTATCTCGGAATCCGCAGTTATGATTACactgtaataaaaacaaaaggacaAAAGCTGTTCCGGTGTTTTTCCATTTCACACACGTGTTGTTGTTCTTGTGTAGAACGGTGAGTCGAGCTGCCGGCCGGACGGGAGGACGTGTGTGTGAGCCTTTACAGTAAAAAGGagaaagtgaaagtgtgtgtgtgggaaatcAAATCAGGACCGACGAGATGTTCCGAGGTTTAGATCNNNNNNNNNNNNNNNNNNNNNNNNNNNNNNNNNNNNNNNNNNNNNNNNNNNNNNNNNNNNNNNNNNNNNNNNNNNNNNNNNNNNNNNNNNNNNNNNNNNNNNNNNNNNNNNNNNNNNNNNNNNNNNNNNNNNNNNNNNNNNNNNNNNNNNNNNNNNNNNNNNNNNNNNNNNNNNNNNNNNNNNNNNNNNNNNNNNNNNNNATTGAGGAAAAAGAGTTTGCTgccaaaatgtgtgtttgagccatagactataaataaagataaaaattgAAGCCTAGGTGTCCAgagctccccctggtggctggctgtggtaTAGGTCATGGTATAGAACAAATATTAAAGTTCATCTTTAAACACAGTCTGTGGTTTGAACCCAGCGTTGTACCTGTGTGCTTATTCACACACAAAGCtcctgtaggtgtgtgtgtgtgtgtgtgtgtgtgtgtgttcacgtgctCTGAAGCGCACGTCGGCTCTAATGAGCAGTGACTCGCTCGCCCTCTTTTTCTCGCTCACGCTCTCTCtccggctcctcctccctctaacGGCTTCAGACAgtcaacaacacaaaccacCTCAGATTGTACCGGTTTGATTTCAGAGTGTCGTGGAGCTTCCTTGATTGTGtgtccacttgtgtgtgtgtgtgtgtatgtgaagtcgacacccccccctcctccagctgTAAATAATCTAACACCACGGCTGTTTAATAAAACATACACgccccctcctcatcctccattaCTTGCTCTTCATCTCTTATTTGTCTGAACCTTCTTCACCTTCTCTCTGTGGTTTCATTAATAAATCAGAATGGGtgaatatccccccccccccccccccccacactccctgGTGTCCATCACAGAGACGGTGTTCCCCCgatctgagagtgtg is a window encoding:
- the si:dkey-172j4.3 gene encoding diacylglycerol kinase delta (The sequence of the model RefSeq protein was modified relative to this genomic sequence to represent the inferred CDS: added 210 bases not found in genome assembly), which codes for MASKLNPNVLYVAEPGESLGSPQADAERTLISGEAGEESSDSDGEQEDTSHKLIRKVSTSGQIRTKKSVKEGILLKQTSSFQRWKRRYFKLRGRTLYYAKDCKSLIFDEVDLSDASVAETSTKNINNSFTVITPFRKLMLCAESRKEMEDWIGALRSVQKWETYEASQFNMEHFSGMHNWYACSHARPTFCNVCREALPGVTSHGLSCEVCKFKAHKRCAVRSTNNCKWTTLASIGNDIIEDEDGVSMPHQWLEGNLPVSAKCVVCDKNCGSVRRLQDWRCLWCKDIVHSSCKEQMGKVCPLGQCRVSIIPPTALNSIDSDGFWKATSASCSSPLLVLVNSKSGDNQGVKFLRKFKQLLNPAQVFDLMNGGPELGLRLFQKFVTFRILVCGGDGSVGWVLSELDKLNLHKQCQLGVLPLGTGNDLARVLGWGGLCDDDAQLLQILEKLERATTKMLDRWSVMTYELPATSKHTPIMKEDDGLDSPLQVHITQYADSVASHLAKILDSDKHSDVISSAKFLCGTVNDFVAEVGKAYERATENKEEADAMAKKCSLLNDKLDSLVKALSEEAEAQVVPAGSIPIQESGGGGGGSNPGEGVGESGSEVKSYRSKEQLMLRANSLKKALRQIIEQAEKVVDEQNRHTQVQRMSSSSSIKRENSEELKEAEPRPGGLSPTSPIVLEKPESLHTVTFNEDSVHCSEKCVMNNYFGIGLDAKISLEFNNKRDEHPKKCSSRTKNMMWYGVLGTKELVQKTYKNLEQRVQLECDGVPVPLPSLQGLAVLNIPSYAGGINFWGGTKEDNNFGAPSFDDKKLEVVAVFGSMQMAMSRVINLQHHRIAQCRQVKITILGEEGVPVQVDGEAWIQPPGIVKIVHKNRAQMLTRDRAFESTLKSWEDKRKFDSYRSSRPRLNSQQSMEYLTDEECAQVQQLGIVADTLINKIREAAKTHKLVEQELAHAVNATALVLTEAKVSSPECLSRSTAVEIVNISKVLQAETRMLLDGKLLSESPEEEELRSTLNSLSAELHKLDDIHWICPLMCSDEESVRSSKSSSSSMKLKICPKVKKDREKLHKQKSNSSLSGTWEIKGVAEADSSGN